The Providencia rettgeri genome includes a window with the following:
- the yhgF_1 gene encoding 30S ribosomal protein S1, which yields MFRGRNEGILQLSLNCDPQFDEPPKESYCEEIITRHLDIRLNNAPADQWRKAVISWTWRVKVLLHLETEVMSSLREKAEEEAINVFARNLSDLLMAAPAGMRATMGLDPGLRTGVKVAVVDATGKLIATDTIYPHTGQAAKAATIVAALCQKHNVELVAIGNGTASRETERFFAEVQKQYPEVTAQKVIVSEAGASVYSASELAALEFPSLDVSLRGAVSIARRLQDPLAELVKIDPKSIGVGQYQHDVSQTQLARKLDAVVEDCVNSVGVDLNTASVALLTRVAGLSKMIAQNVVDWRDQNGQFSDRKQLLKVARLGPKAFEQCAGFLRITNGENPLDASTVHPEAYPIVEKILESVRQPLKEIMGNSQVLNALSPRDFTTEQFGVPTVTDIIKELEKPGRDPRPEFKTATFAEGVETMKDLTPGMILEGAVTNVTNFGAFVDIGVHQDGLVHISSLSNSYVEDPHKVVKAGDIVKVKVLDVDIARKRIALTMRLDEQAGDSNSAPRRAAPEQDKNTRKAPQSRGNSRQNNASSGNSAMSDALAAAFGKKR from the coding sequence ATGTTCCGTGGCCGTAACGAAGGAATTTTACAGCTTTCATTAAACTGTGATCCTCAGTTCGATGAACCACCAAAAGAAAGTTACTGCGAAGAAATTATCACCCGCCACTTAGATATTCGTTTAAACAATGCTCCGGCTGACCAATGGCGTAAAGCGGTGATCAGTTGGACATGGCGTGTCAAAGTATTACTGCACTTGGAAACAGAAGTGATGAGCTCACTGCGTGAAAAGGCCGAAGAAGAAGCCATTAACGTATTTGCTCGTAACCTCAGTGATTTACTGATGGCAGCACCTGCAGGAATGCGTGCCACCATGGGCTTAGACCCAGGCCTGCGGACTGGCGTGAAAGTCGCTGTCGTGGATGCGACAGGAAAATTAATTGCGACCGATACGATTTATCCGCATACCGGGCAAGCTGCCAAAGCGGCAACCATCGTCGCAGCACTTTGCCAAAAACACAATGTCGAATTAGTAGCGATAGGTAACGGGACCGCTTCTCGCGAAACGGAACGTTTCTTTGCTGAAGTACAAAAACAGTACCCAGAAGTAACGGCACAGAAAGTGATTGTCAGCGAAGCTGGCGCTTCTGTTTATTCCGCTTCTGAACTTGCAGCGCTGGAATTTCCAAGCTTAGATGTGTCTTTACGTGGTGCTGTATCAATTGCCCGCCGCCTACAAGACCCGCTGGCTGAATTGGTGAAAATTGACCCTAAATCCATTGGGGTTGGCCAATATCAGCATGATGTCAGCCAGACGCAATTAGCGCGTAAGCTCGATGCGGTCGTCGAAGACTGTGTAAACTCCGTTGGTGTTGACTTAAATACCGCTTCTGTTGCCTTACTGACTCGGGTTGCTGGTTTAAGCAAAATGATTGCGCAAAACGTGGTGGACTGGCGCGACCAAAATGGCCAGTTTAGCGATAGAAAACAGTTACTCAAAGTTGCGCGTCTTGGGCCAAAAGCTTTTGAACAATGTGCAGGCTTCTTACGTATCACCAATGGTGAAAACCCATTAGATGCCTCTACTGTTCACCCTGAAGCTTATCCAATTGTCGAAAAAATTCTTGAGTCTGTCCGCCAGCCGCTCAAAGAAATTATGGGTAATTCACAGGTACTTAATGCCTTGAGCCCACGCGACTTCACCACGGAACAATTTGGGGTTCCAACCGTCACTGACATCATTAAAGAGCTGGAAAAACCGGGCCGTGACCCACGTCCTGAGTTTAAAACAGCGACCTTCGCGGAAGGCGTAGAAACCATGAAGGACCTGACTCCTGGCATGATTTTAGAAGGTGCGGTTACCAATGTGACTAACTTCGGTGCCTTTGTAGATATTGGTGTTCACCAAGACGGTTTAGTTCATATTTCTTCACTTTCAAATAGTTATGTCGAAGACCCACACAAAGTGGTAAAAGCCGGTGACATTGTAAAAGTCAAAGTGTTAGATGTGGATATTGCGCGCAAACGTATTGCGTTAACGATGCGTTTAGATGAACAAGCCGGTGATTCTAACAGTGCACCTCGCCGTGCTGCCCCAGAACAGGACAAAAATACACGTAAGGCTCCTCAATCAAGAGGTAATTCACGCCAAAACAACGCATCTTCTGGTAATAGTGCCATGAGTGATGCCCTTGCTGCTGCATTTGGCAAGAAGCGCTAA
- the yhgF_2 gene encoding Tex-like protein N-terminal domain, with the protein MNETLSQIIAAELQAQPKQVFSAITLLDEGNTVPFIARYRKEVTGGLDDTQLRQLESRLGYLRELNDRKQTILKSIEEQGKLTPELASAIDTTLNKTELEDLYLPYKPKRRTRGQIAIEAGLEPLADTLWNDPNQSPDELAKTYIDADKGVADVKAALDGARYILMERFAEDAALLAKVRDYIWKNAHLVSVVAEGKQEEGGEI; encoded by the coding sequence ATGAATGAAACTCTAAGCCAAATTATTGCAGCGGAACTGCAAGCCCAGCCGAAACAGGTTTTTTCTGCCATCACACTGTTAGATGAAGGAAATACTGTCCCGTTTATTGCGCGTTACCGTAAAGAAGTTACCGGTGGGTTGGACGATACTCAGCTTCGCCAGCTAGAAAGCCGTTTAGGGTACTTGCGCGAATTAAATGACCGTAAACAGACCATTCTTAAGTCGATAGAAGAGCAAGGTAAATTGACACCTGAGCTTGCCTCCGCTATTGACACTACGCTCAATAAAACCGAACTTGAAGACTTGTATCTTCCGTATAAACCGAAACGTCGCACCCGTGGGCAAATTGCCATTGAAGCAGGACTTGAGCCTTTAGCGGACACCCTGTGGAATGACCCTAACCAGTCACCTGATGAACTCGCAAAAACCTATATCGATGCAGACAAAGGTGTTGCTGATGTCAAAGCTGCTTTAGATGGCGCTCGCTATATCCTTATGGAACGCTTCGCCGAAGATGCGGCTCTTTTAGCGAAAGTTCGCGACTATATTTGGAAAAATGCCCACCTTGTTTCTGTTGTTGCAGAAGGTAAGCAAGAAGAAGGGGGTGAAATTTAG